The Jaculus jaculus isolate mJacJac1 chromosome 1, mJacJac1.mat.Y.cur, whole genome shotgun sequence nucleotide sequence ttaggcttcacaggcaagcacttaaccgctaagccatctctccagccctatttttgatttttaatttgagagagaaagagaaaatgggcatcccagaacctcctgccactgcaaatgaactccagacacatgcaccaatttgtgcatctggctttacatgagtactgggggatcaaactagGGCactcaggttttataagcaagagcctttaaccaccgagccatctctctagctctggtgTGGAGgggtgtgtggtttttttttttttttttgacttatttGAGGGGTacggggggagagaaagagacagaggaagagagaggatgggcatgtcagggcatccagctactgcaaatgaactccagatacgtgtgtcaccttgtgcatctggtttacatgggtcctgggaaatcaaacctacgtcctatggctttgcaggtaaatgccttaactggtaagtcatctctccagcccgggtttcttttttttttttttgaggcaatggtggcttggaactcactatgtagcccaggctgtccttaaacttggCAGTGAGCCTCCTCCCTTAGCCTCCCTAGGGCTAGAACTATagacgtgtgccatcatgcccagctgaatcctgggtttttgttttttaggcagtctcactttagcccaggttgaagTGGaactttgtaacccaggctagccctaagctcacattgatcctcccaagtgctttggAATAAAGGCATTAGCTATCACTCTGGCTGAGTCCATCCTACCCTTGCCTGCCTTCCCTTCTGTGGATGGCCAGAGCATGCCCAGGTAGCTCCAAGGTTCTTTTATGTGCTTGGCCACTAGCCCCCTCTGGGTGTATGAGAAAGTACCAGTCTGAGACCTGCTTCCCCACTGGGTACCAGGGGTTTAGACTCCTGTAAGGTGGCAAAACATGGGACTGGAGCTGGCTGGCCCTGCTAAAGAATACTCATAGCACCTGTCCTCTTTCTCCTGGTCCTCCAGAATGCTGCCAAGAAGAGAGACCAGGAGCAGGTGGAGGTGGAGGGCGAGAGCTCGGCACCACCACGCAAGGTGGCAAGGACCGACAGCCCCGACATGCCCGAGGACACCTAGGAGCCCTGCCCGCCCCAGTGCACTCCCCCTGTGTGTAAGCGCCGCCCCACCCCTGCCCACCACCAACCTCATAGGAGCCATCTATTTATTTTCCTTGAGTTTTTATTTATGCTGTAACCCAGATCAGGCATTGGTTAAAGGGACATCATACCCAGTCGTAACATGTTGGTGGATGCCTTTTAAAAACCCAGTGGTCCCTGACCTGGCCCAGCTTATCCCGCAGGGCACAGGCGGCGAGGGTCCAGAGTTGGAGTGTCCAGCCGTGTGACCTTGCCTCCTGCACACCAAgcggccttctgcctttccaccacccagcccacctcacaggCCCAGTCCCACTGGGTCTGGGGTCCCCACAATCCCTGGTCTCTTGGTGCCCAGGCCTTGCTCTGAGTGTGCGCATGGGCAAAGCAGAGCCGGGCCTTCTGAATCTTTCTCTTAAGTCATTTTATCATGGACTAGCGTGTGCTCCGTGTCCACCCCAATAAAAGCATCTTTCCTACTCTACCCAGTGTCTTTGCTCCACACACTTTGGCCTAGAGAACAGAGCCCTGAGCAAATGACAGGCCACCAGACCCAGAGGCAAAAAAAGGGCCTGGGACTTAAGTCTGAATCGAGCAGTGTGAAGTTGCCTGGCCACTGGGGACCTGGGGTAGTATGACCTTGTTTAGCTATGGTTTGCCTGCTAGTGTCAGTCCTTTAGCTTGCCCTAGGTCACTTAAGATACCTTCTCCAGCTGGGCTTGGTACGGCCCTGAGCTGGGAACATCTGGACACACTGGCTTTGTGCAGAAGGTCCCAGCCTTTGGCTGGGGTGCAGTGCTTCCCTGCCAGCTGAGTTTGAGACCTGGGGACACTCAGGAGGTATGGTGACTGACATTGTCACCATGGGCCCTGACTTGGCTGGTGAGTGGCTGCCCCCTATCATAGATCTTAGGCTAAAGAGATCTCTCAAGGTGGGTACCTTTGTGAGTCAAGTCCCTGGACCTTGGCCAGGATTTTGTGGTAAGAGcctggggtggaggtggggtCCTGAGGATGATTCTGGTGTCCTTTGCTTGGTGAAAGATGCAGGCACTCCTAAAGGCTGAGGGACAATGGGGTGGTTGCAGCCTACTTCCCCTGTGCTAGGCCTACCAGGACCACCCTTTGAGGAACCAGTTCCTGTGCTGCTCAGACCCAGGCTGGTGGTGCTCCCTCCAATGGCCCATATCAGGTGGGACACTGGGCTTCCCCCTACCTTGTTCCTCCCTCTCCCATATATTTCTCCTGCTGCCCCTCCCATACCTGCACCTTCACTCTGAAGCCTCAAACCCTGCCTTCACTGCCCCCAAGATAGCCTCCACAGACTAACTCCTGACCCTGGGACATAAGCAGACATACTTGTCCTCTTCCAGGCTGCCTTCCTGTCACCAAGTTGCACAAGGGACAACCTGGCTGGTGTCTAATTCCAACTCATATGTCCTAACACTCCCAGTGCACCATCTTTTCAAAACCACGTCTTGGGgacaacagggctcagggaagcCTTCTCATGTTCatgtctgtggtgatttgattcaggtgtccaccataaacttaggtgctctgaatgccaggtccccagctgatggcaatttgggaattggatactcccggaggtagtgtattgttgggggcaggcttatggatatttatagccagcttcctcttgccagtgtttggcacactctttctgttgtccacctgatgttggccaggaggtgatgtccatccatcatttttccctgccatcatggagcttcccctcaagtctgtaagccaaaatgaacctccccccccacacacacacaagctgctcttggtctgtgttttctgccagcaatatgaacctgactgcaataatgtCCTATGTCATCCTTAATGTCCCTGGCTTCCCAGACAGCAACCCTAGAGGCTGACATACCAGAAAGTTCCATCTCTTCTAACCTCCTCCCCAGCAGGCCCTCCAAGCTGAGGACTGTGTCATGGAGGATGTGATGCTGAGACCCTTCATGCTTTGTCTCGGTAGCTGCAGCCAGGCCCTGGAGTTTGCCATTCCTACATTCCTGTGAGATCTAGTTTTGGGGAAAAGGTACCCAAAGGTCAAACCACTTGTGGCAGACCTGGGTGGGGGAATATCTAGTCTAGGCCCCCAGTTACCCATGTCCCCTGAAAGCCTCTTTGCTCTGACGTCGAGCACTGttgaaatatactttttattgCATTTCTGCCGTTTTACaaaaatatgacaaaataaattaaaaacaaataaataattgccTATTCTGGTTTTTATGTATTGGTATTGGGGGGGAGGTCTTGCATTTGTCTCCCCCATCCTGGTCAAAAGGAAAACGGCAGATAGGCCTGTGCGGGGAGGCCAATACTGGGGATGCCCCCACGGGCCGCGATATTGcatatgaaggaaggaaggaaggcttggCGAGCGGGCTAATGCCAGGCGCCGGGCCAGCACGCAGCCTGCGGGCTGGGGCTGGGACCGGGCGGGGACTCTGGAGACGCCGGGGACGCTGGGGACTCGAGCGCGGGTGGCGCGAGGCTGTAGAAGCTGCCGTCCCCAGGCAGGGCCTGCGGTTCCGGCCCAGCCGGGGCGCAGGGCGGACGCTGGGCGCCGTCGCCCCCGCAGCCCCAGGGCGTGTCCCACTGCCAGCAGCTGGCGGGCGGCGTTGGGGGCCGGGACAGTGGCCTCGATGGTGGTAGCGACGCGGGGCTCCGGCTGCGGCGCGTGCGCAGGACGAGAGCCGGCGCAGTCCCTGCGGAGGCGAGAGGGGCCGTTCGGGGGAGCCTGTCGCCCCCCGCTGGTCCCCGCGCGGGCGGCTCTGtgtacccccccccccggccGGTAGGCATGAGGAGACCTTATTGCTTCGGAACGGGATATGGGGGGGACGACTCCCCGGGGCGCTTCGAGGAGGGAAGTCCCTCTGGCTTCTGGGACGCCCTGGGAGCAGGGCTGCTGCACCCGGGGGTAGGGGGGGGGAATGCCAGGTTCGGCATGGAGGGTTCGACTGGAGGGCGCAGCCCGGGTCTCCACGTCCCAGCCCTTAGCAGCAGGGGCTTTGCATAGAGGCAAGGGGGGCCCGGAACCCCCAGAGTGAGCTGGGTATTGGGGACGGGGACATCCCGATCCGTCCTGGCACCGGGGCGCGGACACCCTGCGAGGGAACCTGGACAGGAGCTTAGGCGACCCTCCCCTGAGTCGAGGAGAGTTAGGCACAGAGCAGGCATGACTGAGCAGCTCCTTGTCCCCAACGGGGATCTCCTAGGtcccctccagccccaacccctATACCCCAAGACAGGCCCAGCGTCCCCGCCCCCGAGTTAAAGCTTGTGACCTGAGCCCTCCTCCTCGGGCCGGGCGGCTTCCAGCTCCTCAGCCGAGACCTCGTCCCCCGACCCGCTCCGATGCACCCGGCTGCCGCCGCCACTGCCGCCGCCCGGGGCGGCGTCTTGCCGTGCCTGGACGCCCGGAGCCCCGTTGGATGTGGCCTCGGCCCGGGTCCCCCCGAAGGGGAAAAGCTTGCCGGCGTGGAAGGTTTTGGGCGGCGAGTGGCTGCGTTCGTGGTCCCGCCGCGCCTCGGGCGACTTGAGGAACTTGAAGCTGAGGAAGGCGGGTAGGCGCGTGTCCCCGGCCGTGGGCGACTGCGCGGCGGGCGCGCGCGCTGCGGAGCCGGGCCCCGCGGCCGCGGGCGACAAGAACTTGGCCTGCAGGGGGATGATCTGCTTCAGCTTCATCACGTTGTTAGGGGCCAGCAATGACCCCGGCCGCCTGGGCCGCTCCGCGCCATGGCCACCCGCGGCGCTGCTGCCCTTGGCCTTGGCCGAGGACTTCTCTGGGGCGGCGGGGTCTTGCCCCGAGCCCTCGGCGCGCGCCTCCTCCCGGCCGCCCGGGTCGCGCTCCCGCCGCGCGTGATGCTCCGCGTGGCGCTGGCGCTCTTCCTCCTCGCGTcgtcgccgctgctgctgctggaagtgATGCTGCGCCTGTCGCTCGTGCCTCTGCGGGAGAGGTTACCGCGGAATGCCGGGCCGTGCGCGCTTTGGACGCCGCCGGCATCCCTACATGGATATGGGGCTATTTGAGGAGCAGGGAGACCTAACCACTTATTAGGCACCACCTGCATCTTTACATGGATCCCAGCGTTCTGGGTGGAATCCGGAGACCTAAATACTAATTGAGCGCCAAAGAAATACCCAGACCCATACTGTCTATCCCTGGAAATGTGTAAGAGATCCAAACTTATTAAGCTCCACCTGAATCCCTGGATTTATGGCCCTGCTTTCTACGAACTGTGAGAAAACAAATGCTCTCCAGCCACCAAGTCGGTATGTCCACAGCCGTAGGGAGCCAGTCTCTTAGGAGCTGAGAGGATAGAGCCTGACTCGTCCCCCCAGCAGCCTCACCACGAGCCCCTCGCATTTCTATGTTGTCTTTGGAGACTagttctcactatgtaacccagcgTGACCTGGACTCTTCAATCAACCAGCTTCAGCATTtttagtgctgggataacaggatgtgtaaatttaaattaaaattcaacAGAAGTCGGgggtggtggcgcaggcctttaattccagcactcgggaggcacaagtaggaagattgctgtgagtttgagaccaccctgagactatccaggtcagcctgggctatagtgagcccctacctcgaaaaaccaaaaataactaaataaaacttaATAGAAAGCTGGGGTGGAAACAGCCCTGAAACCCCTTGCCTAGTATTCCCAATTAGGGGCTGGGGGCATAGCTCGGCTGTA carries:
- the Dda1 gene encoding DET1- and DDB1-associated protein 1 isoform X2, which translates into the protein MADFLKGLPVYNKSNFSRFHADSVCKASNRRPSVYLPTREYPSEQKCCQEERPGAGGGGGRELGTTTQGGKDRQPRHARGHLGALPAPVHSPCV